A genomic window from Cytobacillus suaedae includes:
- a CDS encoding UDP-N-acetylmuramoyl-L-alanyl-D-glutamate--2,6-diaminopimelate ligase, translating into MDLNTLITNLHTHSIDGINNNPSITSIEMDSRQVTSGSLFICIKGDQFDGHDFAKQAVEKGAVAILSQVELNLPVPVVRVRDTRRAMAILADTFYDQPTQKLHLIGVTGTNGKTSTTHIIEKVMRDQGLRTGMIGTMYMKIGEKVYETKNTTPESLTLQKTFATMVTEKVDTAVMEVSSHALDIGRVHGCDFNIAVFTNLTQDHLDFHKSMDDYRRAKGLLFSGLGNSFNIHNPKFAILNSDDISSQEYQKSTAATVITYGIDNNSDIMAKDISMTSSGTIFTLVTPFGSKTVNTKLVGKFSIYNILASVATCLYSGIPIETIIKSIEGLEGIPGRFELVHEGQGFTVIVDYAHTPDSLENVLTTVKQFAKGKVTVVVGCGGDRDRTKRPLMASIATKYADCSIFTSDNPRSEDPQQILIEMEVGAEGNYKTIIDREEAIKFAVNQAQNNDVIVIAGKGHETYQIIGANTLDFDDRLVAAKAIKERRN; encoded by the coding sequence ATGGATTTAAACACGTTAATTACAAATTTACATACACATTCAATTGATGGGATAAACAATAACCCTTCTATTACTTCAATAGAAATGGATTCACGCCAAGTCACCAGCGGTTCCCTGTTTATATGTATCAAAGGGGATCAGTTTGATGGGCATGATTTTGCGAAACAGGCAGTTGAAAAGGGTGCTGTCGCAATCTTATCACAAGTGGAGCTAAATCTTCCCGTACCAGTAGTTAGAGTCAGAGATACAAGAAGAGCTATGGCTATATTAGCTGATACATTTTATGATCAGCCAACTCAAAAACTTCATTTAATAGGTGTTACTGGAACAAATGGTAAAACGTCAACTACACATATTATTGAAAAGGTTATGAGAGACCAAGGGCTGCGTACTGGTATGATTGGTACGATGTACATGAAAATTGGGGAAAAAGTATATGAGACCAAAAATACAACTCCTGAATCATTAACATTACAAAAAACGTTTGCAACCATGGTTACTGAGAAGGTTGACACAGCTGTAATGGAGGTGTCTTCACATGCACTAGATATTGGACGAGTTCATGGTTGTGATTTTAATATTGCTGTTTTTACGAACTTAACACAAGATCACTTGGATTTTCATAAATCAATGGATGACTATCGAAGAGCAAAGGGATTGTTATTTTCGGGACTAGGAAATTCCTTTAACATACATAATCCCAAGTTTGCTATCTTAAATAGTGACGACATATCTTCACAGGAGTACCAAAAAAGCACTGCAGCAACTGTTATTACATATGGCATTGACAACAATAGCGACATTATGGCAAAAGATATTTCAATGACTTCGTCTGGTACTATCTTCACATTGGTTACACCATTTGGGTCGAAAACAGTGAATACTAAATTAGTAGGTAAGTTTAGCATTTATAATATTTTAGCTTCAGTTGCGACATGTCTATATTCCGGTATTCCGATAGAAACGATTATCAAATCAATTGAAGGCTTAGAGGGGATTCCTGGTCGCTTTGAATTGGTCCACGAAGGCCAAGGATTTACAGTCATTGTTGACTATGCACATACGCCAGATAGCCTTGAAAATGTCCTTACAACTGTAAAACAGTTTGCAAAAGGAAAAGTAACAGTAGTGGTAGGGTGTGGGGGAGACCGTGATAGGACAAAACGACCGTTAATGGCTTCCATTGCGACTAAATATGCTGACTGTTCTATTTTCACATCAGATAACCCTAGGTCTGAGGATCCACAACAAATCCTAATTGAAATGGAAGTTGGGGCAGAGGGGAACTATAAAACAATTATAGACCGAGAAGAAGCAATCAAATTTGCTGTAAACCAAGCTCAAAATAATGATGTAATTGTAATCGCTGGAAAAGGTCATGAAACCTATCAAATTATTGGAGCTAACACGCTTGATTTTGATGATCGACTCGTTGCTGCAAAGGCTATAAAGGAGCGTAGAAACTAA
- the murG gene encoding undecaprenyldiphospho-muramoylpentapeptide beta-N-acetylglucosaminyltransferase: MRIAISGGGTGGHIYPALALINEIKKMDSTVEFLYIGTEIGLENKIVRRENIPFKSIDISGFKRKLSLDNIKTIIRFVKGVRDSKKYLNEFKPDVVIGTGGYVCGPVVYAAAKLHIPTIIHEQNSVPGLTNKFLSRYVDTVAICFEEARSYFRGPKVVLTGNPRASEVVGRDGFKGKESVGLSHDKRSVLIVGGSRGAKPINDAFLEVLADIGKKDYQVVYVTGEIHYDKVLQRVKEVGSPNNVVIKPFIHNMPEVLAGVDLIVARAGATTLAEITALGLPSILIPSPYVTNNHQEKNARALSDNGAAILRLEAEMNGSKLLSDIDSVLLDHQKLERMKIASEDLGIRDAAQRLYTETKQLIKK, encoded by the coding sequence ATGAGAATAGCAATTAGTGGTGGAGGAACTGGCGGACATATTTATCCAGCCTTAGCACTCATCAATGAAATTAAAAAAATGGATTCTACAGTAGAATTTTTATATATTGGAACTGAAATTGGCCTAGAAAATAAGATTGTTAGACGAGAGAATATCCCTTTTAAATCCATTGACATTTCTGGCTTTAAACGTAAACTATCATTAGATAATATTAAAACAATTATTAGATTTGTTAAGGGTGTAAGAGACAGTAAAAAGTACTTAAACGAATTTAAACCAGATGTTGTAATAGGAACTGGTGGTTACGTATGTGGACCAGTTGTATATGCAGCTGCAAAATTACATATCCCAACAATTATACATGAACAAAACAGTGTACCTGGTCTAACCAATAAGTTTCTTTCGCGTTATGTAGATACAGTAGCCATTTGCTTTGAGGAAGCTAGGAGTTATTTTCGTGGTCCGAAGGTTGTTCTTACCGGTAATCCAAGAGCATCTGAGGTTGTTGGAAGAGATGGATTCAAAGGTAAAGAATCTGTTGGCTTAAGTCATGATAAACGCTCCGTATTAATTGTAGGTGGAAGCAGAGGGGCCAAACCAATTAATGACGCCTTTTTAGAGGTATTGGCGGATATTGGTAAGAAGGATTATCAGGTTGTATATGTAACAGGTGAAATACACTATGATAAAGTGTTGCAGCGTGTAAAGGAAGTTGGAAGCCCTAATAATGTTGTAATTAAGCCATTTATCCATAATATGCCAGAGGTTTTAGCTGGTGTGGATTTAATCGTTGCTAGAGCAGGTGCTACTACTTTAGCAGAAATAACAGCATTAGGTCTCCCAAGCATACTTATTCCTAGCCCATATGTTACCAACAACCATCAGGAAAAAAATGCAAGAGCACTAAGTGATAATGGTGCAGCTATCCTAAGGTTAGAGGCAGAAATGAATGGGTCTAAATTATTATCTGATATAGATTCTGTCCTTTTAGATCATCAAAAATTGGAAAGAATGAAGATAGCGTCTGAAGATTTGGGTATTAGAGATGCAGCTCAAAGACTCTATACTGAAACTAAGCAGCTTATAAAAAAGTAG
- a CDS encoding UDP-N-acetylmuramoyl-L-alanine--D-glutamate ligase gives MKKTDKYLQKNVLVLGLAKSGSAAATLLHELGANVTVNDQKPIEENEAAKALQQIGIKVVCGGHPIEILDDHFDVIVKNPGIPYTNPLLVRAIEREIPIITEIELAYQISEADFIGITGSNGKTTTTTLLYEFLEKGNQKPLIAGNIGTVACEVAKKATKDNVIVTELSSFQLMGIENFRPKVGILLNIFDAHLDYHGTKENYVNAKGQLLVNQEETDYSVINADDLEVMGLGENSKAKRVLFSTKRILEEGTYVKDSYIYYNQEPVIRIDDIALPGTHNLENIMAAISAAKLIGVSNDAIRQVLTVFTGVKHRLQFVDTINGRKFFNDSKATNILATQKAITAFNQSIILLAGGLDRGNEFDDLIPELKSVKSLIVFGQTAPKLERAGRLAGIDSIKYVDNVEHAVKVAYDHSNEGDVILLSPACASWDQYKTFEERGDIFIHAVHKLK, from the coding sequence TTGAAAAAAACAGATAAATATCTTCAGAAGAATGTACTAGTTCTAGGATTGGCTAAAAGTGGGTCCGCGGCTGCAACTTTACTTCATGAGTTGGGTGCAAATGTTACAGTTAATGATCAAAAGCCGATCGAAGAGAACGAAGCTGCAAAAGCATTGCAACAAATCGGTATAAAAGTCGTATGTGGAGGTCATCCAATTGAAATTTTGGATGATCATTTTGACGTTATTGTTAAAAATCCTGGAATCCCCTATACGAACCCACTTTTAGTTAGAGCCATCGAGCGGGAAATTCCGATCATTACAGAAATTGAACTCGCTTATCAAATCAGTGAGGCAGACTTTATAGGTATTACAGGATCGAATGGCAAAACAACTACTACAACTTTACTTTATGAATTCCTAGAAAAGGGTAATCAAAAGCCTCTTATAGCAGGAAATATAGGGACAGTAGCTTGTGAAGTTGCAAAAAAAGCAACAAAAGACAATGTCATTGTTACCGAATTGTCTTCATTTCAATTAATGGGAATCGAGAACTTTAGACCCAAAGTAGGGATCCTCTTAAATATATTTGACGCCCATCTTGATTATCATGGAACGAAAGAAAACTATGTGAATGCAAAAGGTCAATTACTTGTTAATCAAGAAGAGACTGACTATAGCGTCATTAATGCTGATGACTTAGAAGTAATGGGTTTAGGTGAAAATAGTAAGGCTAAAAGGGTTCTGTTTTCTACAAAACGTATTCTCGAAGAAGGGACCTACGTAAAAGACAGCTATATTTATTACAATCAAGAACCTGTGATTCGCATTGATGATATTGCACTACCCGGAACACATAACCTTGAAAATATAATGGCTGCCATATCAGCTGCTAAATTAATTGGAGTATCAAATGATGCTATCAGGCAAGTCTTAACGGTTTTCACAGGTGTAAAACACCGCTTGCAATTCGTTGATACAATCAATGGTCGTAAATTTTTTAATGACTCAAAGGCCACGAATATTTTAGCAACACAAAAAGCAATAACTGCTTTTAATCAATCTATAATTTTATTAGCTGGTGGGCTAGACCGCGGAAATGAATTTGATGATTTAATACCAGAGTTAAAGTCTGTTAAATCATTAATTGTGTTTGGTCAAACTGCTCCTAAACTTGAAAGAGCAGGTAGATTAGCTGGAATAGATTCAATAAAATATGTCGATAATGTGGAACATGCGGTAAAAGTGGCATATGATCATTCAAACGAAGGAGATGTAATTTTACTGTCTCCGGCGTGCGCAAGTTGGGATCAATATAAAACTTTTGAAGAAAGAGGAGACATTTTTATTCATGCCGTGCATAAGCTTAAATGA
- a CDS encoding penicillin-binding protein, with protein MKWQKSKNINRGAAIISIFFAMLFFLLIGRFIYIQSTGVVDGQALAALAEEKYTKQRTIEAKRGTIYDRTGQAIAQDTPAYTVVAILDETLPSHVTDPYDTARKLSPLLKISEEEVVKILTKDRKQVEFGSKGRDISHSLKLEIEALEIPGIAFIRDSKRYYPNGTFASHTIGYAQKVEDEDTSESVTVGMLGLEKSLNDYLVETDGYLKFQSDNRGFKLPEAEEQIVPPQNGNDVYLTIDQKIQTFLEDSMNKAVQQYEPKKIIGIVAHAKTGEILAMSTRPSFDPNVRNISNYLNDAISYRFEPGSTMKIFTLAAAIEEGVYNGQEAFQSGEYHVGRFRIRDHNKRGWGKISYDEGVQRSSNVAFAKLASEKLGTDTLLQYLNRFGFHQPTGINIDGEVNSIINFTYELEKITTAFGQGSAITPIQQVQAATAITNNGVMMKPYVIDRIVDSSTNKVINDYKPVEVGTPISENTSKKVLDILETVVTSENGTGQVYAIDGYNVAGKTGTAQIPNPTGETPYLTGHGNNIFSFIGMAPKEDPKLIVYIAVEQPKLKEYEKGSEPVSMIFNPVMKNSLQYLNIEPIKKKETPGPTRSKLGIEIKSYVGTEVEQVMTDLTAKGLNVITLGSGKVVKAQIPADGENVILGERVVILTEGNVVMPDVTGWSLRDVMKVANLVKLQPNVVGRGYVFQQNLAPGTKLKEEDYLIVHLKPPYSPEESSDLEDGEEGQGESPPID; from the coding sequence ATGAAGTGGCAGAAAAGTAAAAATATAAACAGAGGAGCTGCAATTATATCTATATTTTTTGCAATGCTCTTTTTTCTGTTAATTGGAAGATTTATTTATATTCAATCCACTGGAGTAGTTGACGGACAAGCTCTTGCAGCATTGGCGGAGGAAAAGTATACAAAACAAAGGACGATTGAAGCCAAGAGGGGAACGATATACGACAGAACTGGACAAGCTATTGCACAAGATACCCCAGCTTACACAGTAGTAGCCATTCTAGACGAAACGTTACCATCGCATGTAACTGATCCATATGATACAGCTCGAAAACTTTCACCACTTCTAAAGATAAGTGAAGAAGAAGTGGTGAAAATCCTTACAAAGGATAGAAAACAAGTAGAGTTTGGATCAAAAGGCCGTGATATTAGTCATAGCCTAAAGCTTGAAATCGAAGCATTAGAAATACCTGGAATTGCTTTCATTCGTGATTCGAAACGGTACTATCCGAATGGTACTTTTGCCTCCCACACAATAGGCTATGCCCAAAAGGTGGAAGACGAGGATACAAGTGAAAGTGTAACTGTTGGTATGCTGGGGTTAGAAAAAAGCTTGAATGATTATTTAGTTGAAACGGATGGTTACCTTAAGTTTCAATCAGATAATCGGGGATTTAAGCTCCCGGAGGCTGAAGAGCAAATTGTTCCACCTCAAAATGGAAATGATGTTTATTTAACCATTGATCAAAAAATACAAACCTTCCTAGAAGACTCCATGAATAAGGCGGTCCAACAGTATGAACCGAAAAAGATCATCGGGATAGTCGCACATGCTAAGACTGGCGAGATATTAGCAATGAGTACTAGGCCGAGTTTTGACCCAAATGTGAGGAATATTAGCAATTATTTAAACGATGCGATTTCTTATCGTTTTGAACCTGGTTCAACCATGAAAATCTTTACTCTAGCAGCAGCTATTGAGGAAGGTGTTTACAATGGTCAAGAAGCTTTTCAATCAGGGGAATACCATGTAGGAAGGTTTAGAATAAGGGACCATAATAAACGTGGTTGGGGTAAGATTTCTTATGATGAAGGAGTTCAACGCTCATCCAATGTTGCTTTTGCGAAACTAGCTTCTGAAAAACTTGGAACCGACACCTTATTGCAATACCTCAATCGCTTTGGATTTCATCAACCCACAGGAATCAATATTGATGGAGAAGTAAATAGTATTATCAATTTCACGTACGAGCTTGAAAAAATAACAACTGCTTTTGGACAAGGCTCTGCCATTACACCTATTCAGCAAGTTCAAGCAGCCACAGCAATAACAAATAATGGAGTCATGATGAAGCCGTATGTAATTGATAGAATTGTAGATTCAAGCACAAATAAAGTAATCAATGATTATAAACCTGTTGAGGTTGGTACGCCAATTTCGGAAAACACATCCAAAAAGGTTCTTGATATTCTTGAGACGGTTGTTACTTCTGAAAATGGAACCGGGCAGGTATATGCTATTGACGGATATAATGTGGCTGGTAAAACAGGTACTGCCCAAATACCTAATCCGACAGGAGAAACACCGTATCTAACTGGACATGGTAATAATATTTTCTCTTTTATCGGGATGGCACCAAAAGAAGATCCTAAATTAATCGTTTATATTGCCGTTGAGCAGCCTAAATTAAAAGAGTATGAAAAGGGTTCTGAGCCTGTTTCGATGATTTTTAACCCAGTTATGAAAAATAGCTTACAATACTTAAATATAGAGCCTATCAAAAAGAAGGAAACTCCTGGTCCAACAAGAAGTAAGCTAGGGATTGAAATTAAATCATACGTTGGGACAGAAGTAGAGCAGGTTATGACTGATTTGACAGCTAAAGGATTGAACGTTATTACTTTAGGTTCAGGGAAGGTTGTTAAGGCTCAGATTCCAGCGGATGGTGAAAATGTCATTCTGGGAGAACGTGTGGTAATACTAACAGAAGGAAATGTTGTCATGCCTGATGTCACTGGTTGGTCACTTAGGGATGTAATGAAAGTAGCTAATCTAGTAAAGTTACAGCCGAATGTTGTTGGCAGGGGCTATGTATTTCAACAAAACCTTGCACCAGGGACAAAATTAAAGGAGGAGGACTATCTTATTGTTCATCTTAAACCTCCTTATAGTCCAGAGGAAAGTTCAGATTTAGAGGATGGGGAAGAGGGACAGGGAGAGTCTCCACCTATTGATTAA
- the spoVE gene encoding stage V sporulation protein E produces the protein MSTKKSTPDIVLIVITLSLLAVGLIMVYSASAIWATYKFDDSFFFAKRQLLFAGVGVVAMFFIMNIDYWTWRTWAKVIVIICFVLLVAVLIPGIGMERNGSRSWIGVGAFSVQPSEFMKLAMIAFLAKYLSENQKKITSFKQGLVPSLSLVFLAFGMIMLQPDLGTGTVMVGTCIVMIYVAGARISHFVGLGLLGVAGFVALILSAPYRIKRITSFLNPWEDPLGSGFQIIQSLYAIGPGGLFGLGLGQSRQKFFYLPEPQTDFIFAILAEELGFIGGSFVILLFSLLLWRGVRIALGAPDLYGSFLGIGIIGMIAIQVIINIGVVTGLMPVTGITLPFLSYGGSSLTLMLMAVGVLLNISRYARY, from the coding sequence TTGTCGACCAAAAAATCCACGCCTGACATAGTATTAATAGTTATAACATTATCCCTACTAGCTGTTGGTTTAATCATGGTTTATAGTGCTAGTGCAATTTGGGCGACCTATAAATTTGATGATTCCTTCTTTTTTGCAAAAAGGCAATTGTTGTTTGCTGGTGTAGGTGTTGTAGCGATGTTTTTTATTATGAATATAGATTATTGGACATGGAGAACGTGGGCTAAGGTAATCGTTATTATTTGTTTTGTACTATTAGTAGCCGTATTGATTCCGGGAATTGGAATGGAAAGAAATGGTTCACGAAGCTGGATTGGCGTAGGAGCATTTTCCGTTCAACCGTCAGAATTTATGAAGTTAGCTATGATTGCTTTTTTAGCCAAGTATTTATCGGAAAATCAAAAGAAGATTACTTCGTTTAAGCAAGGATTAGTGCCGTCCCTTTCACTTGTATTTTTAGCTTTTGGAATGATTATGCTTCAACCGGATTTAGGGACTGGCACTGTTATGGTAGGTACCTGTATTGTTATGATTTACGTGGCAGGGGCAAGAATTAGTCATTTTGTCGGCTTAGGTTTATTGGGGGTTGCGGGATTTGTAGCACTTATCCTTTCTGCTCCATACAGAATTAAACGTATTACATCCTTTTTAAACCCTTGGGAAGATCCTTTAGGAAGTGGCTTTCAGATAATCCAGTCCCTTTATGCAATTGGACCAGGTGGATTATTTGGCTTAGGACTAGGACAAAGTAGGCAAAAGTTCTTTTACTTACCTGAACCACAAACAGATTTTATCTTTGCGATTCTTGCTGAAGAACTTGGTTTTATCGGTGGTTCCTTTGTCATCCTTCTATTCAGTCTTCTATTATGGAGAGGGGTTCGAATCGCATTAGGTGCACCTGACTTATATGGAAGCTTTTTAGGGATTGGTATTATTGGAATGATAGCCATCCAAGTTATCATTAATATCGGAGTAGTAACAGGGTTAATGCCTGTAACAGGTATAACATTACCTTTCTTAAGTTATGGTGGCTCTTCTTTAACACTAATGCTCATGGCTGTCGGTGTATTACTTAATATAAGCCGATACGCAAGGTATTAA
- a CDS encoding stage V sporulation protein D → MRVSNVTVRKRLAVVLLVGILIFLIIDVRLGYVQFILGNKLTGLADDSWSRDIPFEPERGEILDRNGVPLATNMSAPSVMVVPRQVEDPVDTAEKLAAALNMSKEKAYKHVTKNERIERIHPEGRKISHEKAKEIRALGLKGVYIAEDSKRHYPFGSYLSHVLGFAGIDNQGLTGLELYYDEQLSGTAGSVKYYSDAKGKRMPDIADDYTAPVDGSNLKLTIDTRVQTIIERELDNAEATYNPDGIIAIAMNPNNGEILAMSSRPDFDPANFRNVPSEIYNRNLPVWSTYEPGSTFKIITLAAALEEKKVDLEKDNFHDPGFVKVANARLRCWKKGGHGSQTFLEVVQNSCNPGFVELGERLGKEKLFGYIRNFGFGQKTGIDLQGEGKGIMFKMDRVGPVEQATTAFGQGVSVTPIQQVAAVAAAVNGGTLYTPYIAKEWVDPISGDVISRNTPKAKGRVISEETSKIVRHALESVVAQGTGKGAFVEGYRVGGKTGTAQKSKPGGGYLQNNHIVSFIGFAPADDPQIVVYLAVDNPKNTLQFGGVVAAPIVGNIMEDSLRALNVEPRKNQIEKEYTNWLDPKPVVVPNVVGLTKREIQQQLLNLKLDISGEGDVIVEQAPEPGVKVKEGTTIRVYLGEK, encoded by the coding sequence ATGCGGGTCTCAAATGTAACAGTACGTAAAAGATTAGCGGTTGTATTATTAGTTGGAATTCTCATTTTTTTAATCATTGATGTAAGGTTAGGTTATGTTCAATTTATCTTAGGGAACAAACTAACCGGGCTTGCCGACGATTCTTGGAGTAGGGATATTCCTTTTGAGCCTGAAAGAGGAGAGATACTCGACCGAAACGGAGTACCACTTGCTACAAATATGAGTGCCCCGTCAGTTATGGTCGTGCCTAGGCAGGTCGAAGATCCGGTTGATACGGCTGAAAAACTAGCAGCAGCCCTTAATATGTCAAAGGAAAAGGCATATAAGCATGTAACAAAAAACGAAAGAATTGAACGAATTCATCCAGAAGGTAGAAAAATTTCACATGAGAAGGCTAAAGAAATTAGAGCCTTGGGTTTGAAGGGAGTCTATATTGCTGAAGATTCCAAACGTCATTATCCTTTTGGAAGCTATCTATCCCATGTGTTAGGATTTGCGGGTATTGATAACCAAGGGTTAACTGGCCTAGAGTTATATTATGATGAACAATTAAGTGGCACGGCAGGAAGTGTTAAGTATTATTCAGATGCTAAGGGTAAACGTATGCCAGACATTGCAGATGATTATACAGCACCGGTTGATGGGTCAAATCTAAAATTAACAATAGATACACGTGTTCAGACGATTATTGAAAGAGAATTAGATAATGCTGAAGCTACTTATAATCCAGATGGGATAATTGCAATTGCGATGAACCCGAACAATGGTGAAATTTTGGCGATGTCTAGTAGACCAGACTTTGATCCGGCTAATTTTAGAAACGTTCCATCTGAAATCTATAATCGTAACTTACCAGTTTGGAGTACGTATGAACCTGGATCTACGTTTAAAATTATTACACTTGCAGCTGCTTTAGAAGAGAAGAAAGTAGACTTAGAAAAAGATAACTTTCATGACCCTGGCTTTGTGAAAGTAGCCAATGCGAGATTACGTTGCTGGAAAAAAGGTGGTCATGGTAGCCAGACCTTTTTAGAAGTTGTCCAAAATTCTTGTAACCCGGGGTTTGTTGAATTAGGAGAACGTCTTGGTAAAGAAAAGTTATTTGGATACATTCGCAATTTTGGATTTGGGCAAAAGACTGGTATTGACCTTCAGGGTGAAGGTAAAGGGATTATGTTTAAAATGGACCGAGTAGGCCCAGTTGAGCAAGCAACAACAGCCTTTGGTCAAGGTGTTTCCGTTACGCCAATTCAACAAGTTGCCGCCGTTGCCGCTGCAGTTAATGGTGGTACCCTTTATACACCTTATATTGCAAAGGAATGGGTTGACCCAATCAGTGGGGATGTTATAAGTCGAAATACACCAAAGGCTAAAGGAAGAGTTATCTCAGAAGAAACGTCTAAGATAGTACGACATGCCCTTGAAAGCGTTGTTGCACAAGGAACAGGGAAAGGCGCATTTGTTGAGGGTTATCGAGTTGGAGGTAAGACAGGAACAGCACAGAAATCTAAGCCTGGTGGAGGATACCTACAAAACAATCACATCGTATCATTTATTGGTTTCGCGCCTGCTGATGATCCACAAATTGTAGTTTATTTAGCGGTAGATAATCCGAAGAATACACTTCAATTTGGAGGAGTAGTAGCCGCACCTATTGTTGGGAACATCATGGAAGATAGTTTAAGAGCTTTAAATGTAGAGCCTCGTAAAAATCAAATTGAAAAAGAATATACAAATTGGCTTGATCCAAAGCCTGTTGTGGTACCTAATGTGGTTGGATTAACTAAAAGAGAAATCCAGCAACAATTGTTAAATCTTAAGCTTGATATAAGTGGAGAAGGAGACGTAATAGTTGAGCAGGCTCCTGAACCGGGTGTTAAGGTGAAAGAAGGAACTACAATAAGAGTTTATTTAGGGGAAAAATGA
- a CDS encoding phospho-N-acetylmuramoyl-pentapeptide-transferase, protein MLEQVILFTIIMGFLICVLLSPLFIPFLRRLKFGQSIREEGPKSHQKKSGTPTMGGIVILLSIVITTLVMTGKFSEPTVTTFLLLFVTLGYGLLGFLDDFIKVVMKRNLGLTSKQKLAGQIIIAIIFYFIANKNGFSTVVEIPGLDIGFDLGWTYVFFIIFWLVGFSNAVNLTDGLDGLVSGTAAIAFGAFAVLAWNQSEFEIAIFSVAIVGAVLGFLVFNAHPAKVFMGDTGSLALGGAIATIAILTKLEILLIIVGGVFVLETLSVILQVISFKTTGKRIFKMSPLHHHYELVGWSEWRVVVTFWTVGLLFAMLAIYIEVWI, encoded by the coding sequence ATGCTTGAACAAGTCATCTTGTTTACAATTATAATGGGGTTTCTAATTTGTGTCCTACTATCCCCACTTTTTATTCCCTTCTTACGTAGATTAAAATTTGGACAAAGCATAAGAGAGGAAGGGCCTAAGTCACATCAAAAAAAATCAGGGACCCCAACAATGGGTGGTATCGTGATATTATTATCCATTGTTATAACAACACTTGTTATGACGGGTAAATTTTCCGAACCTACAGTAACCACTTTCTTATTGCTATTTGTAACACTTGGTTATGGTCTTCTTGGATTTCTTGATGATTTTATAAAAGTTGTAATGAAAAGAAACTTAGGACTTACTTCAAAACAAAAGCTCGCTGGTCAAATAATCATTGCTATTATATTTTATTTTATAGCTAATAAGAATGGTTTTTCTACAGTGGTTGAAATACCTGGTTTAGATATTGGTTTTGACTTAGGTTGGACGTATGTATTTTTTATTATTTTTTGGCTTGTTGGTTTTTCAAATGCTGTTAATTTGACAGATGGATTAGATGGATTGGTATCAGGTACAGCAGCCATCGCCTTTGGTGCCTTCGCTGTATTAGCTTGGAATCAATCAGAGTTTGAAATTGCCATTTTTTCAGTAGCTATAGTAGGGGCAGTGCTTGGGTTCTTAGTATTTAATGCACACCCTGCAAAGGTATTTATGGGAGATACAGGATCTCTTGCATTAGGTGGAGCGATTGCAACCATTGCGATCCTAACAAAACTAGAGATATTACTAATCATTGTTGGTGGAGTTTTTGTACTTGAGACACTCTCTGTCATTCTACAGGTTATCTCCTTTAAAACCACAGGGAAGAGAATCTTTAAAATGAGTCCGTTGCACCATCATTATGAGCTTGTAGGATGGTCTGAGTGGCGTGTAGTAGTCACGTTTTGGACAGTTGGTTTATTATTTGCAATGCTAGCAATCTATATAGAGGTGTGGATTTAA